The following proteins come from a genomic window of Sphingobium cloacae:
- a CDS encoding DUF1176 domain-containing protein, translated as MGARNFLLAVIACSASASAGAQTPKPGSLETYKDWTIGCDNRGRCEAVSLLAEGGNWPDNPLMVGIRRDAGPDAAPEVWASRDARGPAEYSFIVDGRKVASTTGMDGEAKISGPQASALAVAMARGFSLEIRSGAKMLGRPSLAGSGAALRYMDAQQGRAGTVTALIATGPLGVNVVRRAPPSPTIKRFPVFPEPAPVAFWREELTALGSFTGCAEEMRSAQPLEQHRLAKGEELVLVPCGSGAYNFTAVPVIATGVAGRRTFRFAAFDYLPGWSEGARHPMLVNASWSPERSRLESRAKGRGIGDCGGSESYVWDGVRFRLAEATAMGECRGAWRWITTWSARVVERDR; from the coding sequence ATGGGGGCAAGAAATTTTCTGCTGGCTGTAATCGCCTGCTCGGCTTCGGCGTCTGCGGGGGCGCAGACGCCGAAGCCCGGATCGCTGGAAACCTATAAGGACTGGACGATCGGCTGCGACAATCGCGGGCGATGCGAGGCCGTGTCCTTGCTGGCGGAAGGCGGGAACTGGCCTGACAATCCGTTGATGGTCGGCATCCGCCGGGACGCCGGGCCGGATGCGGCGCCGGAAGTCTGGGCCAGCCGCGACGCCAGGGGGCCAGCGGAATATTCCTTCATCGTCGACGGGCGCAAGGTCGCCAGCACGACCGGCATGGATGGCGAAGCGAAGATCAGCGGGCCGCAGGCGTCGGCGCTGGCGGTCGCCATGGCGCGCGGATTTTCGCTGGAGATCCGATCGGGCGCGAAGATGCTCGGCCGTCCCTCGCTGGCCGGATCGGGCGCTGCGCTGCGCTATATGGACGCGCAACAGGGGCGGGCGGGCACCGTCACCGCCCTGATCGCCACGGGGCCGTTGGGGGTCAATGTCGTGCGACGGGCGCCTCCTTCGCCCACGATCAAGCGCTTTCCCGTTTTCCCGGAACCCGCGCCCGTCGCTTTCTGGCGCGAGGAGTTGACCGCGCTGGGCAGCTTCACCGGCTGCGCGGAGGAGATGCGGAGCGCCCAGCCGCTCGAGCAGCACCGGCTTGCGAAGGGCGAGGAGCTGGTGCTCGTCCCCTGCGGGTCGGGCGCCTATAATTTCACCGCCGTCCCGGTGATCGCCACGGGCGTGGCGGGCCGCCGCACTTTCCGTTTCGCGGCGTTCGATTATCTGCCCGGCTGGAGCGAGGGCGCGCGGCACCCGATGCTGGTCAATGCCAGCTGGTCGCCGGAGCGGTCCCGCCTCGAAAGCCGCGCCAAGGGGCGCGGCATCGGCGATTGCGGCGGGAGCGAGTCCTATGTCTGGGACGGCGTTCGCTTCCGGCTGGCCGAAGCGACGGCGATGGGCGAATGTCGCGGCGCTTGGCGCTGGATCACCACATGGTCGGCGCGGGTGGTGGAAAGAGACCGTTAG
- a CDS encoding cob(I)yrinic acid a,c-diamide adenosyltransferase codes for MVKLNRIYTRTGDAGTTGLVDGSRLPKHAPRMQAVGDVDEANSAIGLAILAIGDAQEARWLTVIQNDLFDLGADLATPMPEDGEDAPWALRIVESQVQRLEAEIDLMNAELKPLDSFILPGGSAAAAAVHLARAVTRRAERSATAAAGEVALNPQALAYLNRLSDLLFVMARRLNGNGASDVKWVPGASR; via the coding sequence ATGGTCAAGCTGAACAGGATCTACACCCGTACCGGCGATGCGGGAACCACCGGCCTTGTCGACGGATCGCGCCTGCCCAAACATGCGCCGCGCATGCAGGCCGTGGGCGACGTTGATGAGGCGAACAGCGCCATCGGCCTCGCGATCCTCGCCATCGGCGACGCGCAGGAGGCGCGCTGGCTGACGGTGATCCAGAACGACCTGTTCGACCTGGGCGCGGACCTCGCCACGCCGATGCCGGAGGACGGCGAGGACGCCCCCTGGGCGCTGCGGATCGTCGAAAGCCAGGTGCAGCGCCTGGAAGCGGAAATCGACCTCATGAACGCGGAACTGAAGCCGCTGGACAGCTTCATCCTGCCGGGCGGATCGGCCGCCGCGGCCGCCGTGCATCTGGCCCGCGCGGTGACGCGCCGGGCGGAACGCAGCGCGACCGCCGCCGCCGGTGAGGTCGCGCTCAACCCGCAGGCGCTTGCCTATCTCAACCGCCTGTCGGACCTGCTCTTCGTGATGGCGCGCCGCCTGAACGGCAATGGCGCGAGCGATGTGAAATGGGTGCCGGGCGCATCGCGCTGA
- a CDS encoding HNH endonuclease, whose product MYHPDLIRHPENCPALVLNADYTPLSYYPLSLWPWQTAIKAVFLERVDIIASYEREVHSPSLDMKIPSVIALKQYVRPSEHPAFTRFNLFLRDRFACQYCGSTSDLTFDHVVPRRAGGRTTWENVATACSPCNLRKGGRTPKEAGMRLHVQPIRPTSWQLQEHGRAFPPGYLHESWRDWLYWDVELLA is encoded by the coding sequence ATGTACCATCCCGACCTGATACGGCATCCGGAAAATTGTCCGGCGCTGGTCCTCAATGCGGACTATACGCCGCTCAGCTATTATCCTTTAAGCCTCTGGCCCTGGCAGACCGCCATCAAGGCGGTCTTTCTGGAACGGGTGGACATCATCGCCAGCTATGAGCGGGAAGTCCACAGCCCGAGCCTTGACATGAAAATCCCCTCGGTCATCGCGCTCAAGCAATATGTGCGGCCGTCCGAACATCCCGCCTTCACCCGCTTCAACCTGTTCCTGCGCGATCGTTTCGCGTGCCAATATTGCGGATCGACCAGCGACCTGACGTTCGACCATGTGGTCCCGCGCCGCGCGGGCGGCCGCACGACATGGGAGAATGTCGCGACCGCCTGCTCGCCCTGCAACCTCAGGAAAGGCGGGCGCACGCCGAAGGAAGCCGGAATGCGGCTGCACGTCCAGCCGATCCGCCCGACAAGCTGGCAGTTGCAGGAGCATGGCCGCGCCTTTCCGCCGGGCTATCTGCACGAAAGCTGGCGCGACTGGCTTTACTGGGACGTCGAACTGCTTGCCTGA
- a CDS encoding class I SAM-dependent methyltransferase, translating into MKRAALGGALLFLLAACDLFTPGKDGRSAAARPFPRADRPVAPIVSTRWSSEEARDRVREAEDIMDRAGIRPGMTIADIGAGEGYYTVRLAKRVGPKGRVLAEDIMPEVIEALSRRITREDWRNVSVKLGAPEDPRLPENSFDRVFMVHMYHEIAEPYAFLWHLSPSLKPDGEVIVVDANRPTEQHGTPPRLLSCEFAAMGFRLEELIPKPTAGGYLARFRRIAARPDPASIVPCTYEVKG; encoded by the coding sequence ATGAAACGGGCGGCGTTGGGAGGGGCCTTGCTGTTCCTGCTGGCCGCCTGCGACCTGTTTACGCCGGGCAAGGATGGCCGGTCTGCCGCCGCCCGCCCTTTCCCACGCGCCGACCGGCCCGTCGCGCCCATCGTTTCGACCCGCTGGTCCAGCGAGGAAGCCCGCGACCGCGTGCGCGAGGCGGAGGACATCATGGACCGGGCGGGGATCAGGCCGGGCATGACTATCGCCGACATCGGCGCGGGCGAGGGCTATTACACCGTCCGCCTCGCCAAGCGCGTCGGTCCCAAGGGCCGGGTGCTGGCCGAGGACATCATGCCCGAGGTGATCGAGGCGCTGTCCCGCCGCATCACGCGGGAGGACTGGAGGAATGTCAGCGTGAAGCTGGGCGCGCCGGAAGACCCGCGCTTGCCGGAAAACAGCTTCGACCGCGTGTTCATGGTCCATATGTATCATGAGATCGCGGAGCCTTATGCCTTCCTCTGGCATCTCAGCCCTTCGCTCAAGCCCGATGGCGAGGTGATCGTGGTCGACGCCAACCGCCCGACCGAGCAGCACGGCACGCCGCCGCGCCTGCTCTCCTGCGAGTTCGCGGCCATGGGTTTCCGGCTGGAGGAACTGATCCCCAAGCCCACGGCAGGCGGCTATCTCGCCCGCTTCAGGCGCATCGCCGCGCGGCCCGACCCGGCGAGCATCGTGCCCTGCACCTATGAGGTGAAGGGGTAG
- the gluQRS gene encoding tRNA glutamyl-Q(34) synthetase GluQRS has product MVTRFAPSPTGRLHVGHGWSALMAMDMARAAGGAFRLRIEDIDCTRSRPEHVAGIVEDLRWLGVAWDGEVIFQSERLDRYEAALRRLREMRLLYPCFCSRADILASAGAPHEPEGTIYPGTCRALSDAERARRMAAGDPHAWRIDMAGAVSRTGSLHWTALPFPPGAGPGAAIAADPLAAGDVVLARKDAPASYHLSCTLDDAAMGVTHVLRGHDLFAATHVHRLLQALLDLPAPVYLHHPLLLGADGRRLAKRSGSIALADLRAQGADPARLAADLRAGRFPVGISLGEA; this is encoded by the coding sequence ATGGTGACTCGTTTCGCTCCCAGCCCCACCGGGCGGCTGCATGTCGGGCATGGCTGGTCGGCGCTGATGGCGATGGACATGGCGCGCGCGGCGGGCGGCGCGTTCCGGCTGCGGATCGAGGATATCGACTGCACGCGCAGCCGCCCGGAGCATGTCGCGGGCATAGTCGAGGACCTGCGATGGCTGGGCGTGGCGTGGGACGGCGAGGTCATCTTCCAGTCGGAGCGGCTGGACCGGTATGAAGCGGCGCTGAGGCGATTGCGGGAGATGCGGCTGCTCTATCCCTGCTTCTGCAGCCGCGCCGACATCCTCGCGAGCGCCGGCGCGCCGCATGAGCCGGAAGGGACGATCTATCCGGGGACGTGCCGCGCCCTCTCCGACGCGGAAAGGGCGCGCCGGATGGCGGCGGGCGATCCTCATGCATGGCGGATCGACATGGCGGGCGCCGTGTCGCGCACCGGGTCGCTCCATTGGACCGCCCTGCCCTTTCCGCCGGGCGCGGGGCCGGGCGCCGCCATCGCCGCCGATCCGCTGGCGGCGGGCGATGTCGTGCTGGCGCGCAAGGATGCCCCGGCGAGCTATCATCTGTCCTGCACGCTGGACGATGCGGCGATGGGCGTGACCCATGTGCTGCGCGGTCATGACCTGTTCGCGGCGACGCATGTCCACCGGCTGTTGCAGGCGCTGCTGGACCTGCCGGCGCCTGTCTATCTGCACCATCCGCTGCTGCTGGGGGCGGACGGCAGGCGGCTTGCCAAGCGGAGCGGGTCGATCGCGCTGGCGGACCTGCGCGCGCAGGGCGCCGATCCCGCGCGGCTGGCCGCCGATCTGCGCGCGGGGCGCTTTCCGGTTGGCATTTCGCTGGGGGAAGCCTAG
- a CDS encoding twin transmembrane helix small protein codes for MNTLLVIALILAMAATLFALIRGIVAFLQATKEELNSPDGHPSQSSLKQNRMMMNRILFQAAAVIIVALLLLMKGSG; via the coding sequence ATGAACACCCTGCTCGTCATCGCCCTGATCCTTGCCATGGCCGCGACCCTGTTCGCGCTGATCCGGGGCATCGTCGCCTTCCTTCAGGCCACGAAGGAGGAACTCAATTCCCCCGACGGCCACCCCAGCCAGTCGAGCCTCAAGCAGAACAGGATGATGATGAACCGCATCCTGTTCCAGGCGGCGGCGGTCATCATCGTCGCCCTGCTGCTGCTGATGAAGGGCAGCGGCTGA
- the prfB gene encoding peptide chain release factor 2: MRAEAQQYIDRIDAALDLLRRFLDWDRALRRLDELNARVEDPTLWDNQKMAQEVMRERTRLDAAIGATRAIEQDKTDTAELIEMADAEGDEDMVNEAIASLKALADRADEDKIKALLAGEADASDTYLEIHAGAGGTESQDWAEMLSRMYRRWAERRGYKVELVDYQAGDQAGIKSATFLIKGENAYGYAKTESGVHRLVRISPYDSSARRHTSFSSVWVYPVIDDDIDIEIKESDLKIDTYRASGAGGQHVNTTDSAVRITHVPTGIIVASQNDRSQHKNRATAMNMLKARLYEAELQKREAVASGEYQAKTEIGWGHQIRSYVLQPYQLVKDLRTGVTSTAPDDVLDGALDPFMAAALSQKVTGEKVEVEDVD, encoded by the coding sequence ATGCGCGCCGAAGCGCAGCAATATATCGACCGTATCGACGCCGCGCTGGACCTGCTGCGCCGCTTCCTCGACTGGGATCGCGCGTTGCGCCGGCTGGACGAGTTGAACGCGCGCGTCGAGGACCCGACGCTGTGGGACAATCAGAAGATGGCGCAGGAGGTGATGCGCGAGCGCACCCGCCTCGACGCCGCCATCGGCGCGACCCGGGCGATCGAGCAGGACAAGACCGACACCGCCGAACTCATCGAAATGGCCGATGCCGAGGGCGACGAGGATATGGTGAACGAAGCCATCGCCTCGCTGAAGGCGCTGGCCGACCGGGCGGACGAGGACAAGATCAAGGCGCTGCTCGCGGGCGAGGCGGACGCCAGCGACACCTATCTGGAAATCCATGCCGGCGCTGGCGGCACGGAAAGCCAGGATTGGGCGGAAATGCTCAGCCGCATGTACCGCCGCTGGGCCGAGCGGCGCGGCTACAAGGTGGAACTGGTCGACTATCAGGCGGGCGATCAGGCGGGCATCAAGTCCGCGACCTTCCTCATCAAGGGCGAGAACGCCTATGGCTATGCCAAGACCGAGAGCGGCGTGCACCGTCTGGTGCGGATCAGCCCCTATGACAGCTCGGCGCGGCGGCACACCAGTTTCTCGTCCGTCTGGGTCTATCCGGTGATCGACGACGATATCGATATCGAGATCAAGGAAAGCGACCTCAAGATCGACACCTATCGCGCGTCGGGCGCGGGCGGGCAGCACGTCAACACGACCGACTCCGCCGTCCGCATCACCCACGTGCCGACCGGGATCATCGTCGCGTCGCAGAACGACCGGTCCCAGCACAAGAACCGCGCCACGGCGATGAACATGCTGAAGGCGCGCCTGTATGAGGCCGAATTGCAGAAGCGCGAAGCCGTCGCATCGGGCGAATATCAGGCGAAGACGGAGATCGGCTGGGGCCACCAGATCCGATCCTACGTCCTCCAGCCCTACCAGCTGGTGAAGGACCTGCGCACCGGCGTCACCTCCACCGCGCCCGACGACGTGCTGGACGGCGCGCTCGATCCCTTCATGGCCGCCGCCCTCTCGCAGAAGGTGACGGGCGAGAAGGTCGAAGTGGAGGATGTCGATTGA
- a CDS encoding Crp/Fnr family transcriptional regulator: MVATSCFADRLSKHLPLSDAEKTALSRLEENPRKVKRGAMIQRVNEPVTELFVLREGRVMSFVILPDGSRQILRVYFPGDFIGSASTIYNKAPESLVAISDSVICPFDKHALRRLLEEYPRVAALLFLLSNNERVAMTDRLASLGRTSAKARVASFMLDMLDRLRLTDDDITDSFDLKLTQEEIGDAIGLTSVHVNRMIRQMEQEGLISRSNGRIRLLDMARLEEIGHYTNRHKHMDLDWLPAMS, encoded by the coding sequence TTGGTGGCAACGAGCTGTTTCGCGGATCGGCTGAGCAAGCATTTGCCGTTATCGGACGCGGAAAAGACGGCACTCTCCCGGCTGGAGGAAAATCCGCGCAAGGTGAAGCGCGGCGCGATGATCCAGCGCGTCAACGAGCCGGTGACGGAATTGTTCGTGCTGCGCGAAGGCCGGGTGATGAGCTTCGTGATCCTGCCCGACGGCAGCCGCCAGATCCTGCGCGTCTATTTCCCGGGCGATTTCATCGGATCGGCGAGCACGATCTACAACAAGGCGCCCGAATCGCTGGTCGCCATTTCGGACTCGGTCATCTGCCCGTTCGACAAACATGCGCTGCGCCGCCTGCTGGAGGAATATCCGCGGGTCGCGGCGCTGCTGTTCCTGCTGTCCAACAATGAACGGGTGGCGATGACGGACCGGCTCGCGTCGCTGGGGCGGACGTCGGCGAAGGCGCGGGTCGCCTCCTTCATGCTCGACATGCTCGACCGGCTGCGGCTGACCGACGACGACATCACCGACAGCTTCGATCTCAAGCTGACGCAGGAGGAAATCGGCGACGCAATCGGCCTCACCTCCGTCCATGTGAACCGGATGATCCGGCAGATGGAACAGGAAGGGCTCATCAGCCGCTCCAATGGCCGCATCCGGCTGCTCGACATGGCGCGGCTGGAAGAGATCGGCCATTATACCAACCGGCACAAGCATATGGATCTGGACTGGCTGCCCGCCATGTCCTGA